A single Phoenix dactylifera cultivar Barhee BC4 chromosome 1, palm_55x_up_171113_PBpolish2nd_filt_p, whole genome shotgun sequence DNA region contains:
- the LOC103714742 gene encoding chitinase 10: MACAIVSSSISSPLILSFLLFFSSSILSFLSHAEARYDPSYGSPISSIISEELFNSIFLHKDDSACPAKGFYTYFSFVQATKCFPRFGNTGDGATRKREVAAFLAQISHETTGGWATAPDGPYAWGLCFKEEVSPQSNYCDSTNQEWPCYPGKSYKGRGPIQLSWNYNYGPAGRALGFDGLKNPEIVANNSAIAFKTALWFWMTERKPKPSCHDVMVGRYRPTAADREANRTAGFGLVTNIINGGLECGIPDDSRVNDRIGYYKRYAQLFDVDVGPNLDCANQKPF, from the exons ATGGCTTGTGCTATTGTTAGCAGCTCTATCTCTTCTCCTCTTATCCtatccttcctcctcttcttctcttcttccattctttcctttctctcccATGCCGAGGCTCGCTACGATCCTAGTTATGGCTCCCCTATATCATCAATCATCTCCGAGGAGCTCTTCAACTCTATATTTCTCCACAAGGATGATAGTGCTTGCCCTGCTAAAGGGTTCTACACCTACTTCTCTTTTGTTCAAGCAACCAAGTGCTTCCCCCGGTTTGGCAACACTGGGGACGGAGCTACCCGAAAGCGCGAGGTTGCTGCATTTCTCGCTCAAATCTCCCACGAGACAACAG GAGGGTGGGCAACGGCACCGGATGGCCCTTATGCTTGGGGTCTGTGCTTCAAGGAAGAGGTGAGCCCACAGAGCAACTACTGCGACTCCACGAACCAGGAATGGCCTTGCTATCCTGGCAAGTCCTACAAGGGAAGAGGACCCATCCAGCTCTCATG GAACTACAACTATGGCCCAGCTGGCCGAGCCTTGGGATTTGATGGGCTGAAAAATCCGGAGATCGTAGCGAATAATTCGGCGATCGCATTCAAGACGGCGTTGTGGTTCTGGATGACGGAACGGAAGCCGAAGCCGTCGTGCCACGACGTGATGGTGGGCCGGTACCGGCCCACGGCGGCGGACCGGGAGGCGAACCGGACCGCCGGGTTTGGGCTGGTGACGAACATAATAAATGGTGGGCTGGAATGCGGAATTCCGGACGACAGCCGGGTCAACGACCGGATCGGTTACTACAAGAGATACGCCCAGTTGTTCGACGTGGATGTGGGGCCCAACTTGGATTGTGCCAATCAAAAGCCCTTCTAG
- the LOC103714743 gene encoding agamous-like MADS-box protein AGL80 has protein sequence MARKKVNLAWIANDSTRRATFKKRRKGLMKKVSELATLCDVKACVVVYGPQEPQPEVWPSVPEVTRVLARFKSMPEMEQCKKMMNQEGFLRQCVTKLQEQLRKHERENRELQTMLLMYEGLAGRSLRHVGIEDATSLAWMVEMKVKAVQERIELVRAQMASRMVEASSSQVAPVAMEGTGLGQGPMPVMKEKTPMEAAMEALQRQNWFMEVMNPNDNLIFGGGEEMVQPYVDHTNSWLDACYFLLN, from the coding sequence ATGGCCAGGAAGAAGGTGAACCTGGCATGGATTGCCAACGACTCCACCAGGAGGGCCACCttcaagaagaggaggaagggctTGATGAAGAAGGTGAGCGAGCTGGCGACGCTTTGCGACGTGAAGGCTTGCGTGGTCGTGTACGGCCCTCAGGAGCCCCAACCGGAGGTGTGGCCCTCGGTCCCCGAGGTGACGAGGGTCCTCGCGCGCTTCAAGAGCATGCCGGAGATGGAGCAGTGCAAGAAGATGATGAACCAGGAAGGATTCCTCCGCCAGTGTGTGACGAAGCTGCAGGAGCAGCTGCGCAAGCATGAGCGCGAAAATCGCGAGCTCCAGACGATGCTGCTCATGTATGAGGGCCTGGCGGGGAGGAGCCTGCGTCATGTCGGCATCGAAGATGCGACGAGCCTCGCATGGATGGTGGAGATGAAGGTGAAGGCGGTGCAGGAGAGGATTGAGCTGGTGAGGGCGCAGATGGCCTCGCGGATGGTCGAGGCGTCGAGCAGCCAGGTGGCGCCGGTGGCCATGGAGGGGACGGGACTGGGACAGGGACCGATGCCGGTGATGAAGGAGAAGACGCCGATGGAGGCGGCGATGGAGGCTCTCCAGAGGCAGAACTGGTTCATGGAGGTGATGAACCCGAATGACAACTTGATCTTCGGTGGTGGGGAGGAGATGGTGCAGCCCTACGTAGACCATACCAACTCATGGCTTGACGCCTGCTACTTCCTTTTGAACTGA
- the LOC103714741 gene encoding putative pentatricopeptide repeat-containing protein At5g52630 — protein sequence MPRAGIMRVPLSPLNPSKTHSSSIPFFHPPSPQLRCTSHEVHHHHNATHLHTLLTTTTSNRPNPKHATQIHAQLITTNSLPIPLLHTQLINLYAKSGQLPQALLTFKTTREHSNVVTWTSLITHLAQSHQPFEALSLFAHLKREGLGPNPYTFSAVLPACAETRSVLHGSQVHGLACKHGVDADVFVASALADTYAKCGDMHASKRVFDEMPRRNLVSWNAIIVGFVRNKLYDEAVWMFRALLVDGSASPDQVSISSVLSACANSGGLGFGGRVHAHVVKLGLESVAYVKNSLIDMYSKCGRFEEASGLFDIMNERDVVAWNTMMTGWVQNDHFEEACSCFQAMMREEILPDEASFSTVLHASASLAAWGQGAAIHTLIIKTGFGNNQCAGSSLITMYAKCGSLDDAYRSFQEMKHHQNVVSWTAMIAAFQQHGHANRVIELFDRMLEEGMEPDYVTFVCILSACSHSGLIEQGFRYFTSMSQVHNMAPGKEHYACMVDMLARAGRLAEAKQFIDTMPIKPDASVWGALLGACGKSGNLELGKEVARRLFEIEPDNPGNYVLLANLYARHGRLEEAKEVRRLMGYNGVRKETGCSWIDVKNKTYVFTVHDQSHPRTRETYEMLRRMEELVRVKGYVADIQFAVNDVGEYKEQSLWYHSERLALAFGLISLPMDAPIRIKKNLRTCGDCHTVMKLASGIFSREIVLRDTNRFHRFAGGSCSCGDYW from the coding sequence ATGCCAAGGGCAGGCATTATGAGAGTCCCATTgtcccccttaaacccctccaaAACCCATTCCTCAAGCATCCCATTCTTCCATCCCCCAAGCCCTCAGCTAAGATGCACCTCCCACGAAGTCCATCACCACCACAACGCCACCCACCTCCACACCCTCCTAACCACGACCACAAGCAACCGTCCCAACCCAAAGCATGCCACCCAAATCCACGCCCAGCTCATCACCACCAACTCCCTCCCCATCCCCCTCCTCCACACCCAGCTCATCAACCTCTACGCCAAGTCCGGCCAGCTCCCCCAAGCCCTCCTCACCTTCAAAACCACCCGAGAACACAGCAACGTAGTCACCTGGACCTCCCTCATCACCCACTTGGCCCAATCCCACCAACCATTTGAGGCCCTCTCCCTCTTTGCCCATTTAAAGAGGGAAGGCCTCGGCCCCAACCCCTACACCTTTTCCGCCGTGCTCCCTGCTTGCGCCGAAACCCGCTCCGTCTTGCATGGTTCGCAGGTGCATGGGCTTGCATGCAAGCACGGCGTCGACGCCGACGTCTTTGTTGCGAGTGCGTTGGCTGATACGTATGCCAAATGCGGCGATATGCATGCATCCAAAAGGGTGTTTGATGAAATGCCTCGGAGAAACCTTGTCTCGTGGAATGCCATTATAGTGGGGTTTGTGAGAAACAAGCTTTATGACGAGGCAGTATGGATGTTCCGAGCATTGCTCGTGGATGGATCGGCGAGCCCGGATCAAGTGAGCATTTCTAGTGTTTTGAGTGCCTGTGCAAACTCTGGCGGACTGGGTTTCGGCGGGCGAGTGCATGCGCATGTGGTTAAGCTTGGATTGGAGTCGGTAGCTTATGTCAAGAACTCGCTAATCGATATGTACAGCAAATGTGGGCGCTTTGAAGAGGCTTCGGGGTTGTTTGATATTATGAATGAGAGAGATGTTGTCGCTTGGAATACCATGATGACGGGTTGGGtccaaaatgatcactttgaaGAAGCTTGCAGCTGTTTCCAGGCGATGATGAGAGAAGAAATTCTCCCTGATGAGGCTTCCTTTTCGACCGTCCTCCATGCTTCAGCCAGCCTAGCAGCATGGGGCCAGGGGGCTGCAATTCACACCCTGATCATAAAAACCGGGTTCGGTAACAACCAGTGCGCCgggagctccttgataaccaTGTATGCCAAATGTGGTAGCTTGGATGATGCATATCGATCGTTTCAGGAGATGAAACACCATCAAAATGTGGTATCGTGGACAGCCATGATTGCAGCCTTCCAGCAGCATGGGCATGCTAACCGTGTCATCGAATTGTTTGACAGGATGTTGGAAGAGGGCATGGAACCGGATTACGTAACATTTGTTTGCATTCTTTCAGCTTGCAGCCACAGCGGGCTTATAGAACAGGGATTCAGATACTTCACGTCAATGTCTCAGGTTCACAATATGGCACCGGGGAAAGAGCATTATGCTTGCATGGTTGATATGCTTGCCCGGGCTGGCCGTTTGGCTGAAGCGAAGCAGTTCATTGATACGATGCCGATCAAGCCTGATGCTTCGGTATGGGGAGCTCTGCTTGGAGCTTGTGGTAAGAGCGGAAATCTGGAATTGGGAAAAGAAGTTGCTCGGAGACTATTCGAGATCGAACCAGATAACCCTGGAAACTATGTGCTTCTTGCAAACCTGTATGCGAGACATGGGAGGCTGGAGGAGGCCAAGGAGGTCAGGAGATTGATGGGGTACAACGGGGTGAGGAAGGAGACCGGTTGCAGCTGGATTGATGTCAAGAACAAGACATACGTGTTTACAGTGCATGACCAATCCCATCCGAGGACACGGGAGACTTATGAGATGTTGCGAAGGATGGAGGAGCTGGTGAGGGTGAAGGGATATGTTGCTGACATCCAGTTTGCTGTCAATGATGTGGGAGAGTACAAGGAGCAGAGCTTGTGGTATCATAGTGAGAGGCTGGCACTGGCATTCGGGCTGATAAGTTTGCCCATGGATGCACCAATCCGGATAAAGAAGAACCTGAGGACTTGTGGAGATTGTCATACTGTTATGAAGCTTGCTTCTGGGATCTTCAGCCGGGAGATTGTATTGAGAGATACCAACCGCTTTCATCGGTTTGCCGGTGGATCATGTTCTTGCGGGGATTACTGGTGA
- the LOC103714725 gene encoding LOW QUALITY PROTEIN: uncharacterized protein LOC103714725 (The sequence of the model RefSeq protein was modified relative to this genomic sequence to represent the inferred CDS: substituted 1 base at 1 genomic stop codon) produces the protein MSSWVRTITSPFRKACTLFSPSRDKKSQAGMSQALSTFXYDHHGLKLHGEVMACSYEDVRVMWSILDKSRPRNHSSSSSDGYDGRPEEYVEEHVPYPGKQMQLKLHAQGIGM, from the exons ATGAGTTCTTGGGTTCGCACCATCACCTCCCCCTTCAGAAAAGCTTGCACTCTCTTCAGCCCTTCCAGAGACAAGAAGTCCCAGGCTGGTATGTCTCAAGCTTTATCTACCTTTT GATATGATCACCATGGCTTGAAGCTTCATGGGGAGGTGATGGCTTGCTCGTATGAGGATGTCCGAGTGATGTGGTCCATCCTTGACAAGTCCAGGCCCAGAAACCATAGCTCGAGCTCTTCAGACGGCTACGATGGTCGCCCAGAGGAGTACGTAGAAGAACACGTACCGTACCCGGGCAAGcagatgcaacttaagttgcatgcCCAAGGTATAGGTATGTAA